In one window of Campylobacter hepaticus DNA:
- the lpxB gene encoding lipid-A-disaccharide synthase, whose amino-acid sequence MKTFLVCALEPSANLHLKEVLKAYQKEYEVFNLLGIYDENLCEYFNLKSKPLYRSHEFSAMGFIEILPLILKAKRAIKDLVNLSLTQKIDAILCIDSPAFNIPFAKALKKNGSKIKRIYYILPQVWAWKKGRIRIIQSHFDILASILPFDQQFFDKSIYVGHPLLDEIKEFKDQNDIKNLLSKKENEKIIAFLPGSRKSEIKRLMPIFKELSKNFQGEKILCVPPFNLNKLEIYGDIKDFKIQSNTPKVLKKVDFAFICSGTATLEAALIKTPFILAYKARTIDIFIAKLFVKLKHIGLANIFCDFANKEALNPEFLQNQVNVLNLYEAYNKYDYKAFFVKVNFLEEYLKFGSAKNLAKILSQTQ is encoded by the coding sequence ATGAAGACTTTTTTAGTTTGCGCCTTAGAACCCTCAGCAAATTTACACTTAAAAGAAGTTTTAAAAGCTTATCAAAAAGAGTATGAAGTATTTAATTTACTTGGAATTTATGATGAAAATTTATGCGAATATTTTAATTTAAAATCTAAACCTCTATACAGGTCGCATGAATTTAGTGCTATGGGTTTTATAGAAATTTTACCCCTTATTTTAAAAGCAAAACGCGCTATAAAAGATTTGGTAAATTTAAGCTTAACTCAAAAAATAGACGCTATTTTATGTATAGATTCTCCTGCATTTAATATTCCTTTTGCAAAAGCCTTAAAAAAAAATGGTTCAAAAATCAAAAGAATTTATTATATCTTACCTCAGGTTTGGGCATGGAAAAAAGGACGTATTCGTATCATACAAAGCCATTTTGATATACTAGCTTCTATTTTACCTTTTGATCAACAATTCTTTGATAAAAGCATCTATGTAGGTCATCCACTTTTAGATGAAATAAAAGAATTTAAAGATCAAAATGATATAAAAAACTTACTTTCAAAAAAAGAAAATGAAAAAATTATAGCCTTTTTACCTGGATCTAGAAAAAGTGAAATCAAACGCTTGATGCCTATTTTTAAAGAACTTTCTAAAAATTTTCAAGGTGAAAAAATCCTTTGTGTTCCTCCTTTTAATCTTAATAAACTTGAAATTTATGGAGATATTAAAGATTTTAAAATTCAAAGTAATACTCCTAAAGTACTTAAAAAAGTTGATTTTGCTTTTATTTGCAGTGGAACAGCTACATTAGAAGCAGCCTTAATTAAAACACCTTTTATACTAGCTTATAAAGCTAGAACAATTGATATTTTTATTGCAAAACTTTTTGTAAAATTAAAACACATAGGACTTGCTAATATTTTTTGCGATTTTGCAAATAAAGAAGCTTTAAATCCTGAATTTTTGCAAAATCAAGTTAATGTTTTAAACCTTTATGAAGCTTACAATAAATATGATTATAAGGCATTTTTTGTTAAAGTTAACTTTTTAGAAGAATATTTAAAATTTGGTAGTGCTAAAAATTTAGCAAAAATATTAAGTCAAACTCAATAA
- the surE gene encoding 5'/3'-nucleotidase SurE, with protein sequence MREILVTNDDGYESEGLRKLVKMLKKEFKAKITIVAPSIEKSACSHSITLTKPLRLIKVGKRFYKLDEGTPADCVYLALHALYKTRLPDLVISGINKGANVGEDITYSGTCAGAMEAVLQGIPAIALSQFYKSNEEELDFKNALKITKKLLKCIFDKGFPLEKKEFLNINFPTKAKFKGIKICKAGKRVYNFKAHSNVNPRGIEYYWLAAANLDYEDEKKSDIPLLKKGYVTITPIMLDLTAYKRIKKVQKWLKANNE encoded by the coding sequence ATGAGAGAAATTCTTGTTACTAATGATGATGGCTATGAGAGTGAAGGACTTAGAAAACTTGTTAAAATGTTAAAAAAGGAGTTTAAAGCTAAAATAACTATAGTAGCACCATCTATTGAAAAATCAGCTTGTTCTCATTCTATAACTTTAACTAAACCTTTGCGTTTGATTAAGGTAGGAAAAAGATTTTATAAGCTTGATGAGGGAACACCTGCAGATTGTGTTTATCTTGCCCTTCATGCGCTTTATAAAACACGTTTACCTGATCTTGTTATTAGTGGGATCAATAAGGGAGCAAATGTAGGTGAAGATATTACTTATTCAGGAACTTGTGCAGGTGCTATGGAAGCGGTTTTACAAGGAATCCCTGCTATTGCTCTTTCTCAATTTTATAAAAGCAATGAAGAAGAACTTGATTTTAAAAATGCTTTAAAAATTACTAAAAAGCTTCTTAAATGTATTTTTGATAAAGGATTTCCTTTAGAAAAAAAAGAATTTTTAAATATTAATTTTCCAACAAAAGCAAAATTTAAAGGTATAAAAATTTGTAAAGCCGGTAAACGTGTGTATAATTTTAAAGCTCATTCTAATGTAAATCCACGTGGTATAGAGTATTACTGGCTTGCAGCAGCGAATTTAGATTATGAAGATGAGAAAAAAAGTGATATTCCTTTACTTAAAAAAGGTTATGTTACTATAACTCCTATAATGTTGGATCTTACAGCTTATAAGCGAATAAAAAAAGTTCAAAAATGGCTAAAGGCAAATAATGAATGA